The genomic region CTGCACCCGTGGCGTTATACTTAAAAAGAGGAGATTTGGAGAGATGTCACTGGGAAATATTGTTTTTCTTTAGAGCAATCATCTTTTCACGGAATTGGTCCATCGTCATACCATGCTCAGTGATGATTTGATCAATTGTTTTGCCTGACTGCATCTCAGTTTTAATTTCATCCGCGGTCATGCCTAATACGCTGACCATACCATCCAGGTTACGGCTCTGTTTTCCAAAACCTTTTCCTTTTGAGCCGTCAACCGCAGATTTGCCATGCTCTCTTAGCTTACCATTCAGGAAGCCGAAACCACCACAAAAACCCCCGTTTGTTTTGGCGGATATCTTGTCGGCTTGTTCCTGAGTGATTTTACCTTGCTGCACGGCTTCGTCAAGCATTTGTTTCTTAGTGTTATCCAGCGCAGTTGTTACCTGGTCTTGAGAAATACCGAGATTCGCCGCCAGTTTTGATACAAAACTCTGGTATAGGTCAGCGCAAACGGTTGTGGTGTTTGACTGGTCAGAGCTGGCGAAGGACATACCGGCAACAGCCATAGTAACGATTACCACGGCCATAAGAATTGCTCCAATTCGCCAATTTTTTGATTTCAAAAAATCCCTCCTTTCCTGGTTTAACCAGTGCACTGTTTATAGTGATATATTAACACTGTTTTACGGATTATAATCAGAATATTATGTGTTATTTCTGTGACGATTGTGTGAACAAAAGTTACGAGGTTTTAAAGCTTTAACTTGCCTTTTTACTAAATGCCTCCGCAATTGAATGGATTATGCCATATCCTTCATCGTCGTCCATTCCGTTGGTTATTACCACTAATATATAAGGATGCGAGGTTAAAATAACCCCACTGTCAGCAAGTACAGAGCCGCTAATATTTCCTTCCTTATTTGCCACCAGATAATCATTATCAGATAAAGCGGCTGGAATTCCGTCCCTATAAGATGAACTGGCCATCCACCCTAATACCTCGGCAAAATCATTTTTCCCCGACAGTATCAACTCCCAAATATCTCTCAATAAAAGCGCTACTGAGTTGGCGCTCATATAGTTCCCATCTTCGAATCTAATAGACATTCCCTCGGAGTTTAATTTTTCTTTTACAACATCTTGGCCTACTGTGCGCATTAACATTCGATAAGCAATATTATCGCTTTTCTCTAAAAGCAGTCTGCATAACTCCCGTATAGAATAAGAATCTCCTTCATCGATAGTTTCCTGTAAAACGCCGGAACCAGTTATATAATCATCAGACGTGAAAGCAATTTTATTTTCCCAATCAATTTTGTTCTCTTTTATTTGAAGCATTACTGTATATAATACTGACAACTTACTAAGAGAAGCAACTTGCATTTCCCTGTCAATATTATTACCTATCTTCTCACCGGTCTTTAAATCAAGAAAACACCAGGATACATTGTCGGATGCCAACGTTTTTTTCAACTCATCATTAATATTAAAGATTGAGCTTGATCTCGAAGATTTACTTGATTCCTCTAAAGGGTATATTGTGACTTTACTATTTTCTTTCTTTTTAATTATACCGGATATATTACTAATTATATTAAACTCATTTTTTTCGAATAATGAAACTAATAAACTTATCGCGAGTAAAAAGATTAAAAAATACTTAATCTTAATTAAAATGGACTTATTCTTTTTTCGCCTGCGCCCGAGACGGCCGCCATAAAAATCAATATTCATCTAATTAACAGTACTCCCATTTAAAATCTAAAATTCAATTTCCTGTTAATAATAACAAATATTTTCTAGATTATCAAACTCCCCACAATTTTAAAACCTTTATTTCCCCCTATTCAGTTGGCGTAAAACTACCGCGCCTGGTTTTCATCCGGCGCGGCATGAAAAGTTACTGACTATAGCATTTTATCGGGATAATAGGGAGTAGAAATGAATAGTACTGCAAGATAACTCGGGAGAATGTTCATGGATGCTATGCTGCTTGAGGTTGTTTAATCAATTAATTCGATTAAAACTCCAGCAAAGCCCTTTGGATGTAAGAAAGCAAAGTTGCTGTCACGCCACCTTCTAGTTTTTTTATCAATTAGAGGAAAGCCCTTCTTATCCAGCTCTTCCATACTGTTTTCCACATTTGGCACTTTAAGAGATATTAAGAAAACACCTTCTCCGTTTTTCTCAATAAATTTGGCTACCTCACCATCCGGACTGGTGGATTCCATAACTTCAAAGGCAACTTCTCCGATCATAAACCTGGCGACATTTATTTTTTCATTTTCATCAATATAGTGATCTACCGCCTTTAAATCAAATGCCTTGGCAAATTGTTCTTCCGCCTTTACAACATCTTTAACTGCGATACAGATATGATCAATCTTTTCCAGCTTCATGTTTTACATCCTCCCCATCTTTTTTATTAAGATTCTTCCCAAACCTTTACTTCCTTCATTTTATCTCCTTGCTTTATCTCATCTACATATTCCATTCCTTCTACAACT from Pelotomaculum isophthalicicum JI harbors:
- a CDS encoding serine hydrolase: MNIDFYGGRLGRRRKKNKSILIKIKYFLIFLLAISLLVSLFEKNEFNIISNISGIIKKKENSKVTIYPLEESSKSSRSSSIFNINDELKKTLASDNVSWCFLDLKTGEKIGNNIDREMQVASLSKLSVLYTVMLQIKENKIDWENKIAFTSDDYITGSGVLQETIDEGDSYSIRELCRLLLEKSDNIAYRMLMRTVGQDVVKEKLNSEGMSIRFEDGNYMSANSVALLLRDIWELILSGKNDFAEVLGWMASSSYRDGIPAALSDNDYLVANKEGNISGSVLADSGVILTSHPYILVVITNGMDDDEGYGIIHSIAEAFSKKAS
- a CDS encoding Fis family transcriptional regulator — translated: MKSKNWRIGAILMAVVIVTMAVAGMSFASSDQSNTTTVCADLYQSFVSKLAANLGISQDQVTTALDNTKKQMLDEAVQQGKITQEQADKISAKTNGGFCGGFGFLNGKLREHGKSAVDGSKGKGFGKQSRNLDGMVSVLGMTADEIKTEMQSGKTIDQIITEHGMTMDQFREKMIALKKNNISQ
- a CDS encoding VOC family protein; translated protein: MKLEKIDHICIAVKDVVKAEEQFAKAFDLKAVDHYIDENEKINVARFMIGEVAFEVMESTSPDGEVAKFIEKNGEGVFLISLKVPNVENSMEELDKKGFPLIDKKTRRWRDSNFAFLHPKGFAGVLIELID